The DNA segment GAATAGGCCGAGATACCAATTGGTTATGTCAACAAGGGTATCAAGCGATTGGTACCGATGCTTCGGACAGTATGTTGACCTACGCTCGATCTTTGTATCCAGAGGTAGATTTCATTCTTGATTATCTTCCGAACCTCGAAACACAGGGAGAGGCAGCGTTCGACAATATTTTATGTTCAGCGGTATTGATGCACTTAAACGATGCTGATTTTATGGCTTCATGTGCGCGGTTATTTTCCTTGTTAGCCGAAAATGGTGTTCTGATTGCATCATTTAGGGGTACCAATCAGCAAGATAATAGGGAAAAAGGAAAGCTTTATAACCCAATAGCAGTCGATGACTTTCTGGAGTTTTTTACCAACCGAAAGTGCGCAGTGTTAATCAATGAGTCAGTGGCTGATAATAGCAGAGGTTTAGTCTGGAATAACTTTGTGATCAAAAAATAGCGCTACCTTGTTTTGCCGGCTGCCATTTCTTGGTGACGCCATAATAAAGTGATGAGCAGTTGTAAGCGTCTTGAAGATAATCTCGCCGTTTATCGCTTGTGTAACCGGTCTGGGCGATCAGGGTTTCTCGAAGAGGGTGATGACTGGTAATCAAGTATTCGTTGCGGTTGTAAAGGCGTTCCAGTAAATCGATTGAAGGGAGATTTTGGAATTTGCCGTTCGCGCCTCGATTGCAATCGGTGCAGGATAGTACAAGGTTGGCTACTCCGTTTACCGGTTTATCTGGATCACATTGCCGTAGCAGGTGTGGAAAAAAATGGTCTACATCGGCGAAATCGGGGTGGCCTTGATTGATGGAGATTTCGCGAAAGCAGTAAAAACATTTGCCTTTTTGATAGCCGTTGAGTGATGGTCTGGCAGATGTAACTGATACTCTACGCAGTTTATTGTCTGCCAATAGTTCTTTGGTGTCTTCCTTATAATCAATTTGAATAAGGTGTTTGGGCAGATTAAGCTCCCACGCTGTTTCGACTAAACGCCATCGGGCTTCCGTTTCGTCTTTGAGACTTTCATATTGAAAGTTCTCTGCCAGTTGAAAAAACGCATCCGTTAAAACAATGCCATTCTTTGATTTACGTTCATCAACAAAGAATCGGGTTGGGACTTCTTGATTATGGACATTATGGAATGCGTCGATTACGTTGTTAAAGCCTAACCTTACGGTCGTTTCGATTAACTGATCTTTGGTTATTTGGCGGGCATTAAATTCTCTACAGGCATTCAAGAATCGACTGTTTTCAGATGTACCTTGCTTGTCGCAGATGACCAAATGTTGAGCTATATGCTTGGAATAAGGCTCGGCCAACTTATCCAACGTTATAACAGTTTCACCCGAACCCTTCAAATCATATAAGGCTTTGGCGAGCGCGAATTTGTAAGAGGCGACGTTTCGGCCGAACAGTATGATTGATCGCCAGTAGTTCTCAAGGGTCGGTTCGATTTCGTAAAACCTTGCCATTAGATATTTTTTCTAAAGTAGGCTGATACGAAGATTTCTAATACCTAGATTATTGATCCATCTCAAAATAAACACGTCTTCTTTCAAAGTCGATGTCATTTATTTTTACCACTACTTCATCACCATACTTGAGCATGTCACATTTCTCTTCGTATGGTTTGTCGCAATGGATATCTTTAAAGTATAACGAGCCTGAATATCCATCTACAATTTCAATATGACAACCATATCGCTCTTTAATGCCAATGATTTTTCCAGTTACAGATGTTCCGACGGGATACTGTTTGCTGAGTTCTAGCCATGTATCAGGGATCAATTGCTTCATACCCAACCTAAATAAATCGCTTTCTTCATCGTACGAAAGAACTTTAACTTGGATAGTTTGACCAACTGATAAATATTCAAAAGCATTACGTACTCTTTCCCAGGCAATATTTTTAATATCCAAATAACCATGCGAATTATGTATCTCAACTAAAGCTCCACCGTCTACAACATACAAAACAGTGCCGGAATAATCTTTCCCAATTTCAGGAGATATATATTTTATATAGCAATCTTCGGATCGGTTATTGGCAAATAACGCGGCTACTTTGTTTTTTATAAGGTCAAGCATCTTTGAGTTTTAGGTAAGTGGATTTAAAGAAATAATTATAACGATGTGAAGTTGCTAGATTGAATTACGTTACTTGCAGAAGCTAGTATTCTCGCCACACTCGCGTCAAACGCCCGCTTGAAATCTGGGTCAGACGCATAGCGCTTATATAAATCTAGTTCTCGCTTTCGCTCGATACTGATGGCGTTCTGGATTAACTTTTCCAGAGCCAGTTGTCGATTTTGGACATCAGGGTTGTCCTCGACCTGAGCCTTGTAGTCTGCGTGTTCCACGACATGCTTGGCGATATTGATAAATTTAATCTTTTGCTCTTCCGGTGTGGCTTCCCAGCCGGCAAAATAACGTTCATTAAAGGCTTTGATAATCTCGTCCAGCGGGTCTTTTTCTTCGCCGCCAGGGAAATAACCTCGTAGATTGGGATTTTGGGGTTCCAGCTCTGTTTCACTGGCGTCCAGGCCGATTGGAACATTCAGCTTGGAACGTTCCAACCCGTAGGTAGATAAATCAACGCTGTTGAGTAATTCGTCCAGTTTGTCTTGGTCTGGGTCTTTGACTTTGAGCTTGGGTATCAGAAATTTTAAAAACCAATACAGCATTTCCCAGTTCACATTATTGAATGGGATGATGGCTGCGACTTGAGCGTATATTTTGACGAACTGTTTGGCCTTTATCTTGAAATCGATACGATGTTCGTCGTCCAGATCGGTATCAAAGCGGGCAACAACTGTATCGATGATGGGATGTAGTTGTTCAGCATCGACACCGGCAAAAAACTTGTCATTGAAGTCGGTGACTTCACTCCATTCATAGATGCCGAAATCATCTATTGAATCCTTCAAATCATGCAGTACATTGACGTCAGTTGCCTGGCTAAGTGTGGTGGCTGTATAGAATGGATCAAAGGCGGATTTGATGTCATCGACTGAATTGTAGAAGTCCAAGACAAAGGTATCGGTCTTGCCCAGTTTCCAGTTACAGCGATTTAGTCGTGATAAAGCTTGCACGGCTAGTACGCCTTGTAATTTTTTGTCGACGTACATGGTGTGAAGCATGGGTTCGTCGAAGCCGGTTAAGTATTTGTTGGCTACGACTAATATTTTGTAGTCGTCTTTCTCGAATTCATCCGGTAAGTCGCGGGCGGATATGCCGTTGATACCGTCTTCGGTATATTTAATTCCATCTACTGTCTTGTCGCCTGAAAAAGCCACTAGAGCTTTAAATGGAGCATTGTTTTCCTTTAAGGCGGAGCGAATCGCAAAGAAGTACCGGATTGCGCATTCGATGTTACGAGTGACAACCATGGCCTTGGCCTTGCCTTTTAGCTTTTTGGCTTGCCAGACATTGTGCATGAAGTGATCGACCATAATTTTGGCTTTTACTTCGATAGTATTTGGGCTGGCTTCAACATATGCCTTCAGCTTTTTTTGCGCTTTGGCGGTATTAAATAAAGGGTTTTCTATGATGGATTTTTGTACTTCGTAGTAGCTTTTGTAGGTGGTGTAATTAGCCAGTACATCGAGAATGAATTGCTCTTCGATGGCTTGTTTCATTGAGTACAGATGGAATGGATAAAATTTACCATCAGTACCTTCACGGCCAAATTTTTCTAACGTTTGAGGTTTAGGTGTGGCGGTAAAGGCAAAGTAGCTGGCATTTCTGCTCATCTTTCGATCTTTCATGGCAGCCAGAATTTTGTCCTGTAAATCTTCTGGGACTTCTTCCTCATCTGCGCCCAAGGTGATGTTTAACTTGTCAGATGCGCTGCCAGATTGTGACGAGTGTGCTTCATCGATTATGACAGCAAAATTTCGGTCGGTCAGATCGCAGACAGCGGTGTAAATGACAGGGAATTTTTGTACAGTCGTGATGATGACCTTTTTGCCCAGTTCAAGATGTGCTTTTAGTTCAGCTGCGCTTTCGCAATGGGCGACGATGTTTTTGACTTCTGAGAATAGCTTGATGTTGTCTCTAAGCTGACCGTCCAGTACCTTGCGGTCGGTGACGACTATTACTGAGTCAAAGATATTTTTACTACCTGTAAGATCGTATAACTCGACCAACTGGTACGCTAACCACGTTATGGAATTGGATTTGCCTGAACCAGCGGAATGCTGGATTAAGTATGTCTGGCCAATGCCGTTTTGCTTGGCATCAAGCAAAACGCCACGCACTACATTGAGTTGGTGATATCGCGGGAAAAACAGCGCCTTCTTTTCTTTTCCGGTTTTCTTATCTTTCTCGACGGTGAACTTGGCAAATTGCTCAATGATATTCGTCATACTATGGCGGGAAAGAATGTCTTGCCATAGGTAAGCCGTTTTATGGCCGCTGGGATTTACAGGGTTGCCTTTACCGAAATTGAAGCCTTTGTTGAACGGCAGAAAGTTGCTGTCGTTGCCGGCCAATTGTGTGCACATATAGGCTTCGTCGGGATCGACGGCAAAATGCACCAGACAGCGCCCGAACTCGAACAATGGTTCCTTGGGGTTGCGGTCGGTGCGATATTGTTTGATGGCGTGATAAACGGTTTGGCCGGTCCATGGATTTTTTAGCTCCAAGGTAGCGATGGCCAGTCCGTTGACGAATAACACCATATCTACCGACTTCAAGCCATCGGTTTCACTGTAATGCACCTGGCGGGTGACACTAAAACGGTTGGTTTCAAAATTGGCTAAGACTTCTGGATTGAGGTCGTTGTATGGCAGCCTGTAAAGTAATCTGAAATGAGTGTCGTCGATATCCAAGCCTTTTTTCAAGACTGACAGCAAGCTGTCTTTCTTGATCTTCTTGTTCAGTCGTTCCAACACCAGCCGTTTCCAATTGGGACGGTCTTTTAGCTTGGCTAACTCTTCAGGTTGAGTTGCTTCGAGAAACTGCCAAAACAGCTTGGCGTCGATAGCAAACTCGCGGTCGAAATCGGAAGGATTGCCGGTCAGGTAGCCATCTTTGGTAAGGGTGTTTTCGATGTGTGTTTCGAGGGCGGCTTCGTTGGTTTGGCTGACCATTCTAAATCCTGTAAAAACCTGTAACTGCCATGGAAACCACACCGACTCTGAATTCGACAAGTTTATCTATTTGATTAGTCGTCATTCGGATTACCTCGTTAATTTTAGATTCTAGTTCTGACAGGTAGTTTGCAATCGCTACTTGTTCATATATTGGGGGACAAATAACAATCCACGACTTAATATGCTCTTGGCTTACCTTAACCATTGTTGAACTGGAACCACGAGCATTAATACGCACTTGGTTACGAATGATTGGACATTGGAAAAAATACCTCATGTATCGACCATCAACTTTTTCAGCATTAAAAGTTAATCGGTAAATTAAATCCGAAAGCATAACTGGAGAAGAAGGGCTGTTTTCTACATAACAAACATCCGCTACCAATTCTGGGGTGTTTCCGCGAGTCAGTAAGAAGTCGCCAGCCCTAATTTGGTATTCCATACGGTACAGTTTTCGAGGTATGGGTTTAACTTCGCCATCAATATACTGACCAGCTTTTACGACACTGATCTTGGCAACAGCGAACCCACTTTCATCGTTAAGATTATCAATTGCGGGACTAGAGCCTTGAACTATCTTTTTTATAAAGCGTCGGTTTGCGGCAATTTCCCAATGTGCAGGCACTTCTCCAATCCATTCTATCCCGCTATCGCGCATAGCCACATTCGGGTTCAGACCGAGAGTAACGGCTTGATTGATCAGGATGCTTTTCTGCTCTTGCAGTAATTCAATCAGCCGTTGCTTTTTGGCAATCGCGGCATCGATTTCAGCGGTTTTCTGGTCGAGGAAGTTGACGATGCGATCTTGTTCGGAATGAGGTGGTATTAGCACCGGAATCTTGTTGAAATCACTATTCTTGATTTGTAACGAGTTGGGCCTGATGCCTTGCATCTGACCAGTGTACCCCTGGATGTAAGGATGAGACCTTAATAAGTAATGTGCGTATTGAGGTCGTAAGCGAGAGTCGAGCCAATATGAACGATAGGCAGGACTAACATATCCTTCATGACTACTAACTCCAAGCCCAGCATAGTTAAGCCACATCGTATTCACTACTAATTGCCCTGGACGAACAACTCTATAGTCCTTAAGCTCTTTATCCGTTCGTTTTTGTTCTTCAAACTCGTATTGCTTTACTTCAATACCTCGATAGCCAGAAACTGAGAGCATTTCGCCGATTATGTCTTTGTCGTTTTTCTCATTGCTCATAGTGAATAAGGCTTTGAAAGGGAGAATCTCCCAATGACTCGGTACATCGCCAAGCCATTTTTCGCCGCTGGACTTGTAACTTTCATGCCGCCGCATCACTGAGTCCCTACAAAGCTGACCAATTGTTTCACCAATCCATCGGTTTCCGCTTCCAAGGACAGAATCTCTTTGGTCACTTCTTGTAGGCCACGCAACGGCTTATGCTGGTAGAAATATTTATTGAAACTGATCTCGTAACCGATTACGGTTTTGTCGAGAGCGATCCAGGCATCGTCGATGTACGGATAGACTTCGCGGATGAAATAGTCGTGAATTACATTGGATGCCGAAGGCTCGGTGCTGGTTGTCAGTGGCACGTTCTCGGTGTCGCGCAGTTCGCTGTCGGCCTCGTATTCCAGGTATTCACCAGTTTTATCGGTAGGCCAGTAACCATGGTTGGCCAGTTTGTCAGTCGTGGTTTTAAATTGTTCCGTTAGCTCTTGCTGTTTTGCACTACTCAGCTTATGGAGCTTTTTGATGACCTTGGCGGCGCGCTCATCACGCCAACTGATAGCATTCAGGATTTGCTTGCGCTCTGGCGCAGACAGTTTCAGCTTTAGATACTTGATGGAGTCATCCACCAAAGCTTCAAATTTGTTGAAATCCAGGTATTCGTCGCCGCCAATTTGATCAGCCAGTTGTTGGGCCGTTTGCATGATGGCCAATTGCGCCTTCCAAGAGATTTCCGACAGTAACTCCTTCCGGTTTTTCGGCGACAAACTAATTTCTTCACGATCTAGGTGTGCCTCAATGGTAGTGATATGTGCTTTCAGGTTGGTGTAAACCTCGTCGCCGTATTTGCCATACACCCATTCCATGATGTCCTGCAACCCAGGCATAAAGCGCAAAGTGGTGATACGTTCTGGACTGAATTGGGCCGCTAGCCGCAATGGCCTTTCTATAGTAACTTTGTAGTAACCGAAATCGCGATTGTCGAACACTTTGGAAATGCCATCATTGGACATGCTCAGGTAAAGCTGGGTTATCTGTTTGATGTGCAAGTCACTCAATTCGCAGTTTTTTGCCCCCAGGCTTTTACGTAGTTTTTGATATAGGCTGGATGCATCGATCAATTGCACTCTGCCACGACGCTGCTCAGCTTTGTGATTGGACAATATCCAAACGTAAGTGGTGATGCCGGTGTTATAGAACAGGTTGTTGGGCAACTGAATAATGGCTTCCAGATAGTCACTTTCAATGATGTGACGGCGAATATTACTTTCGCCACTGCCGGCGTCACCAGTAAATAAAGACGAGCCGTTGTGTACCGATGCAATGCGAGAACCCAATGGGCTGTCGGTCTTACGTTTCATCTTGTCGACCATTTCCATCAGGAACAACAATTGGCCATCTGACGATCGAGGAATTGCAGGATAGAAGTCGTAGTTTTCTCCAGTGTAATCGCTCAGGTTGACCTGAAAACGGTGATCTTGTACTTCTTTACCTTCAACAATGTACTTTTGCTCGGTTTTCCACGACTTGCCGTATGGGGGATTCGTGAGCATGAAATCAAAACGCTTGTTCGCAAAGTCATTGGTTTGGAGTGTCGATCCGAACAGGATGTTTTCTGGGTCGTTACCCTTAATCATCATGTCCGATTTACAAATTGCGTAGGTTTCGGGATTGACCTCTTTGCCATACAGAAACACGCCAACTTTGGCTTTGATTTCTCCTTCAGGATCGGTAATGAAATCTTGAGACTCAGTGAGCATGCCACCACTACCACAGGCAGGATCATAGATAGTCAGTGGATTAGGCAGGTGATCCTTGACCGGAATGAACACCAGATTGGTCATTAGTTTGATCACTTCACGCGGGGTAAAGTGTTCGCCGGCTTCTTCGTTGTTTTCTTCGTTGAATTTACGGATGAGCTCTTCGAAGACATAGCCCATCCCCAAGTTCGATAAACCTGGCTGAGTACGACCATCAGGGCCTTTGCGTTCGTCAGGGCTGAGGTTGAGTTCTTCGGAAACGAATTTTTCGATTACATCATGCAGTACATCCGATTGAGCCATTTTTCGGATTTGGTTTCGCAAATCGAATTTGTCGATGATCTCTTTAACGTTATCAGAAAAACCGTCGAGGTAATTCTTTAGGTTCGCTTCCAGTTGGGAATGGTTGCCGAGTAATGTCTTCAGGGTAAAGCGGGAAGTGTTGTAAAACACATAGCCGGATGCATCGCGTAAACCAATAGAATCCAGATCGGTCATGCCGGCATCTTCAAGTTGAAAACGCACTTCTTCAAGAACGGCTTCCTTGGTAGGCTCTAACAAGCAATCCAAGCGACGCAGTACGAACATCGGTAGGATTACGTCACGGTATTTGCCTCGGACGAAGACATCTCGAAGGCAGTCATCGGCAATTGACCAGATGAAGCTGACAATTTTGTTGTGGGTGGTATGGTCCATTTATTTCTTCGTAGTGTTCGTAGTTTCGATAGTGAAAAGAATCGAGCTATCGAAATTAAATATTAAGCATGTAACAACGCCATGGCAATATGCCAGAAAGAGATCGCAGAATAAAAGGATACATCGGAAAAAGTTATTATATTTATACTTTGACAGATATTCGCCGCACGTGATAATCGCTACTCTTGTACAGATGAAAAATCAAGAAAACTGAAATCATTTTTAAAAATATTTGCATGATTTTTATTTTTACCCAGCTTCCCCTGGTATCTTTTATTAGAGTGTAGATGTTCAAAAATAAGTTTTCGGGCGGATTCTACAAGGGCATGATCCTCTGATAAAAATCCAATAGGTATTGGAATAGACGAAAAATTCGAAGGATAAAAATAGTGAAAAACCACGCCTACAAAGTATGGGGCATACAAAAATATTTCTAATTGTCCATTTAACAACGGCTGGGTGTAACCGTATGTGTCAAAACTGTTTGTAAAAACAGTAGATTGTTGCTGGTCTTCTATTGGAACGAGTAATTTTATTTCACTTCCTTTATTAGTGTTTTTTACCGACTTAATAAAGTCGCCAAAAACCGAAGTTCGCCCGTATAAGCTGTATTCGGGGGCAAGCCAACATATCGACATGCTGTGTTTTTTAAACTTTGATAGCTTTGATATTAACGTATGATAATTAGATTCTGTTTCACGATCTTTGCAATAAATATTACCAATGATCGGTTGGGTGTTAGCGCCGTAATTAGAGATATTGTTAATGTGTACATCTTGAAGGTAGGACAGAACATCGAGTGTGTTTCTACTGCCGAGCTTATTATTTAAAACCCTGTCTTTAAATAATTTTATGTACTCCATAAAATATTTATTTTGATCATTAAAATTGTGAAATGAATCATTCCTGATAGAAAGGGTTTCTATAATAGATTTATAGATTTCATCATCACTCTTAATTAATTCTTCTGTGTCTTGAGAATTATAAATATCAACGCAGTCTTCATCAATTTTTAAATAAAAATCAAGAGGCAAAGCTGCGTTATAACGAGACTTGGTTTTTACGCTAGTAATTTTGTATAGTTCAGGTAAATCATTTTGCTTGCCCTTAGCAATTTTATAAAAATGGCTTTCAAAAGATTTTTCTGCAAAAAATTTGCTCT comes from the Methylomonas sp. LL1 genome and includes:
- a CDS encoding class I SAM-dependent methyltransferase, coding for MDQQTIETYDKEAASIAQLHSTLVPERIYELAKQFFIQDGKTLDVGCGIGRDTNWLCQQGYQAIGTDASDSMLTYARSLYPEVDFILDYLPNLETQGEAAFDNILCSAVLMHLNDADFMASCARLFSLLAENGVLIASFRGTNQQDNREKGKLYNPIAVDDFLEFFTNRKCAVLINESVADNSRGLVWNNFVIKK
- a CDS encoding HNH endonuclease domain-containing protein — protein: MARFYEIEPTLENYWRSIILFGRNVASYKFALAKALYDLKGSGETVITLDKLAEPYSKHIAQHLVICDKQGTSENSRFLNACREFNARQITKDQLIETTVRLGFNNVIDAFHNVHNQEVPTRFFVDERKSKNGIVLTDAFFQLAENFQYESLKDETEARWRLVETAWELNLPKHLIQIDYKEDTKELLADNKLRRVSVTSARPSLNGYQKGKCFYCFREISINQGHPDFADVDHFFPHLLRQCDPDKPVNGVANLVLSCTDCNRGANGKFQNLPSIDLLERLYNRNEYLITSHHPLRETLIAQTGYTSDKRRDYLQDAYNCSSLYYGVTKKWQPAKQGSAIF
- a CDS encoding S1 RNA-binding domain-containing protein; protein product: MLDLIKNKVAALFANNRSEDCYIKYISPEIGKDYSGTVLYVVDGGALVEIHNSHGYLDIKNIAWERVRNAFEYLSVGQTIQVKVLSYDEESDLFRLGMKQLIPDTWLELSKQYPVGTSVTGKIIGIKERYGCHIEIVDGYSGSLYFKDIHCDKPYEEKCDMLKYGDEVVVKINDIDFERRRVYFEMDQ
- a CDS encoding type I restriction endonuclease subunit R; the protein is MVSQTNEAALETHIENTLTKDGYLTGNPSDFDREFAIDAKLFWQFLEATQPEELAKLKDRPNWKRLVLERLNKKIKKDSLLSVLKKGLDIDDTHFRLLYRLPYNDLNPEVLANFETNRFSVTRQVHYSETDGLKSVDMVLFVNGLAIATLELKNPWTGQTVYHAIKQYRTDRNPKEPLFEFGRCLVHFAVDPDEAYMCTQLAGNDSNFLPFNKGFNFGKGNPVNPSGHKTAYLWQDILSRHSMTNIIEQFAKFTVEKDKKTGKEKKALFFPRYHQLNVVRGVLLDAKQNGIGQTYLIQHSAGSGKSNSITWLAYQLVELYDLTGSKNIFDSVIVVTDRKVLDGQLRDNIKLFSEVKNIVAHCESAAELKAHLELGKKVIITTVQKFPVIYTAVCDLTDRNFAVIIDEAHSSQSGSASDKLNITLGADEEEVPEDLQDKILAAMKDRKMSRNASYFAFTATPKPQTLEKFGREGTDGKFYPFHLYSMKQAIEEQFILDVLANYTTYKSYYEVQKSIIENPLFNTAKAQKKLKAYVEASPNTIEVKAKIMVDHFMHNVWQAKKLKGKAKAMVVTRNIECAIRYFFAIRSALKENNAPFKALVAFSGDKTVDGIKYTEDGINGISARDLPDEFEKDDYKILVVANKYLTGFDEPMLHTMYVDKKLQGVLAVQALSRLNRCNWKLGKTDTFVLDFYNSVDDIKSAFDPFYTATTLSQATDVNVLHDLKDSIDDFGIYEWSEVTDFNDKFFAGVDAEQLHPIIDTVVARFDTDLDDEHRIDFKIKAKQFVKIYAQVAAIIPFNNVNWEMLYWFLKFLIPKLKVKDPDQDKLDELLNSVDLSTYGLERSKLNVPIGLDASETELEPQNPNLRGYFPGGEEKDPLDEIIKAFNERYFAGWEATPEEQKIKFINIAKHVVEHADYKAQVEDNPDVQNRQLALEKLIQNAISIERKRELDLYKRYASDPDFKRAFDASVARILASASNVIQSSNFTSL
- a CDS encoding restriction endonuclease subunit S, with product MRRHESYKSSGEKWLGDVPSHWEILPFKALFTMSNEKNDKDIIGEMLSVSGYRGIEVKQYEFEEQKRTDKELKDYRVVRPGQLVVNTMWLNYAGLGVSSHEGYVSPAYRSYWLDSRLRPQYAHYLLRSHPYIQGYTGQMQGIRPNSLQIKNSDFNKIPVLIPPHSEQDRIVNFLDQKTAEIDAAIAKKQRLIELLQEQKSILINQAVTLGLNPNVAMRDSGIEWIGEVPAHWEIAANRRFIKKIVQGSSPAIDNLNDESGFAVAKISVVKAGQYIDGEVKPIPRKLYRMEYQIRAGDFLLTRGNTPELVADVCYVENSPSSPVMLSDLIYRLTFNAEKVDGRYMRYFFQCPIIRNQVRINARGSSSTMVKVSQEHIKSWIVICPPIYEQVAIANYLSELESKINEVIRMTTNQIDKLVEFRVGVVSMAVTGFYRI
- a CDS encoding type I restriction-modification system subunit M, whose protein sequence is MDHTTHNKIVSFIWSIADDCLRDVFVRGKYRDVILPMFVLRRLDCLLEPTKEAVLEEVRFQLEDAGMTDLDSIGLRDASGYVFYNTSRFTLKTLLGNHSQLEANLKNYLDGFSDNVKEIIDKFDLRNQIRKMAQSDVLHDVIEKFVSEELNLSPDERKGPDGRTQPGLSNLGMGYVFEELIRKFNEENNEEAGEHFTPREVIKLMTNLVFIPVKDHLPNPLTIYDPACGSGGMLTESQDFITDPEGEIKAKVGVFLYGKEVNPETYAICKSDMMIKGNDPENILFGSTLQTNDFANKRFDFMLTNPPYGKSWKTEQKYIVEGKEVQDHRFQVNLSDYTGENYDFYPAIPRSSDGQLLFLMEMVDKMKRKTDSPLGSRIASVHNGSSLFTGDAGSGESNIRRHIIESDYLEAIIQLPNNLFYNTGITTYVWILSNHKAEQRRGRVQLIDASSLYQKLRKSLGAKNCELSDLHIKQITQLYLSMSNDGISKVFDNRDFGYYKVTIERPLRLAAQFSPERITTLRFMPGLQDIMEWVYGKYGDEVYTNLKAHITTIEAHLDREEISLSPKNRKELLSEISWKAQLAIMQTAQQLADQIGGDEYLDFNKFEALVDDSIKYLKLKLSAPERKQILNAISWRDERAAKVIKKLHKLSSAKQQELTEQFKTTTDKLANHGYWPTDKTGEYLEYEADSELRDTENVPLTTSTEPSASNVIHDYFIREVYPYIDDAWIALDKTVIGYEISFNKYFYQHKPLRGLQEVTKEILSLEAETDGLVKQLVSFVGTQ